In Bradyrhizobium sp. 195, the sequence AAAGAGAAGTGGAGGATTACGCGTTCGGCTAATCCACCCTACGGCACCACGTTTATTTCAACACCACCCACGCCGGCGCGTGATCGCTGGCACCTTCTTCGCCGCGAGCGTGTCTGTCGACACCGGCCTTGACGAGGCGCGGGGCAAGGGCAGGGCTGAGCAGGAGATGATCGAGCCGCAGGCCCGCATCGCGCGGCCAGCGGTTTCGCTTGTAGTCCCAGAAGGTGTAGATGCGCTGCGCCGGATGCAGCTCGCGGATCGCATCGCACCAGCCTTGTTCGACCAGTGAGGCAAAGGCCGCGCGGCTCTTCGGCTGGATCAGCGCATCCTTGTCCCATGAGCGCGTCGGATAGATGTCGATCGGCGTCGGCGCGACGTTGTAGTCACCGGCGAGCACCACTGGCAGATCCTGCTTGATGAAGCTCTTCGCGTGGCGCCTGAGCCGCGCGAACCAATCGAGCTTGTAGTCG encodes:
- a CDS encoding exodeoxyribonuclease III is translated as MKIATFNINNINRRLPNLLAWLRAAKPDVVALQELKASDGEFPAAAIEKAGYGAVWCGQKTWNGVAILARKAEPVLTRDRLPGRAGDHEARYIEAAVRGVIVTSIYLPNGNPQPGPKFDYKLDWFARLRRHAKSFIKQDLPVVLAGDYNVAPTPIDIYPTRSWDKDALIQPKSRAAFASLVEQGWCDAIRELHPAQRIYTFWDYKRNRWPRDAGLRLDHLLLSPALAPRLVKAGVDRHARGEEGASDHAPAWVVLK